One segment of Massilia sp. Se16.2.3 DNA contains the following:
- a CDS encoding TMEM175 family protein gives MGKNRLEAFSDGVIAIIITIMVLELKVPHDPDFRALLPLWPVFMSYVLSFIYVGIYWNNHHHLLHAVHEVSGGVLWANLHLLFWLSLIPFVSAWMGENHFEMAPTLAYGVVLFMCAVAYSLLARRLTSNHPKNATLARAIGDDRKGRLSILLYVAGVVLSWFSPPLGFAVYAGVAVMWLIPDRRIEATVIDEIEHEEASR, from the coding sequence CGTCATCGCCATCATCATCACGATCATGGTGCTGGAACTGAAAGTCCCGCACGATCCCGACTTCCGGGCCTTGCTCCCGCTGTGGCCCGTCTTCATGAGCTATGTGCTCAGCTTCATCTACGTCGGCATCTACTGGAACAACCACCATCACCTTTTGCACGCGGTGCATGAAGTGAGCGGCGGCGTGTTGTGGGCGAACCTGCATCTGCTGTTCTGGCTCTCGCTGATTCCTTTCGTCAGCGCCTGGATGGGCGAGAACCACTTCGAGATGGCGCCCACCCTCGCCTACGGCGTCGTGCTGTTCATGTGCGCCGTTGCCTATTCCCTGCTGGCGCGGCGACTGACCTCGAACCATCCAAAGAACGCGACGCTCGCCCGCGCCATCGGCGACGACCGCAAGGGGCGCCTGTCGATCCTGCTGTACGTGGCCGGGGTGGTGCTGTCGTGGTTTTCGCCACCGCTGGGCTTTGCCGTGTATGCGGGAGTAGCTGTCATGTGGCTGATTCCGGACCGCCGCATCGAAGCGACCGTCATCGACGAAATCGAGCACGAAGAAGCCTCCAGGTAA
- a CDS encoding sugar nucleotide-binding protein, which translates to MTHQPSHHRDQPVALWGGLECTVNRVQDQYFSQMDRNGHAGRLPDIERFASLGVSAIRYPVLWERTAPGDLNDADWSWSDARLPALQELGVTPIVGLLHHGSGPRHTSLVSPDFPDKLAAYAGAVAARYPWVEYYTPVNEPLTTARFSGLYGVWYPHGKDDLTFVQALLNECRGTVLAMRAIRAVNPQAKLVQTDDICKNYGTEPMTGLVNFFNERRWLTWDLLCGLVDQQHALWDYLAGTGIDQEQLLWFRDNPCPPDVIGVNYYATSERWLDHRAGRYPEHYHHDYQGQAYADIETPRVLATPTPGIGPLLREVWERYGLPVAVTEAHIDANREDQLRWLLEIWDAAQQERMNGADIRAVTVWALLGSYDWNCLVTECRGYYEPGPFDVRGPEPRATAVAEMMRELASGRPLSNPVLQGEGWWRRPERLLVKPIGTPAALADMTRLLRFGRDKVVQPILITGATGTLGGAFARMCERRNLAYRIVTRAEMDVTDPASVQAAIARYRPWAIINAAGYVKVDQAEVDALRCRRENTLAPTILALACVRNELRFVTFSSDLVFDGRSDRPYVESDRVAPLGVYGRSKAEAEERVMATDPDALVIRTSAFFGPWDGYNFVTRALDALSAGRPFTAAGDTTVSPTYVPDLVHTCLDLLIDKEKGIRHLTSGSAVTWAELALMAAAAAGVDTKRFEERPAAAQGTHPIRPVYSALGTERGLLMPPLGDALVRYAALRADPTQYIAARSNQ; encoded by the coding sequence ATGACGCATCAACCTTCACATCACCGCGACCAGCCGGTCGCACTCTGGGGCGGACTCGAATGCACCGTCAACCGCGTGCAGGACCAGTATTTCAGCCAGATGGACCGCAATGGCCACGCCGGCCGCCTGCCCGATATCGAGCGCTTCGCCTCGCTCGGGGTCAGCGCGATCCGCTATCCGGTGCTGTGGGAGCGCACCGCGCCTGGCGACCTGAATGACGCCGACTGGAGCTGGTCCGACGCGCGCCTGCCGGCGCTGCAGGAACTGGGCGTGACCCCGATCGTCGGCCTGCTGCACCACGGCAGCGGTCCGCGCCATACCAGCCTCGTATCGCCCGACTTTCCCGACAAGCTGGCCGCCTACGCCGGCGCCGTCGCCGCGCGCTACCCCTGGGTCGAGTACTACACCCCGGTCAACGAACCGCTGACCACCGCGCGCTTCAGCGGCCTGTATGGCGTCTGGTACCCCCATGGCAAGGATGACCTGACTTTTGTACAGGCCCTGCTCAACGAGTGCCGCGGCACCGTGCTGGCAATGCGCGCCATTCGCGCGGTCAATCCGCAGGCGAAGCTGGTGCAGACCGACGACATCTGCAAGAACTACGGCACCGAGCCGATGACGGGGCTGGTGAACTTCTTCAACGAGCGCCGCTGGCTGACCTGGGACCTGCTGTGCGGGCTGGTCGACCAGCAGCACGCGCTGTGGGACTACCTGGCCGGCACCGGCATCGACCAGGAGCAGTTGCTCTGGTTCCGCGACAACCCCTGCCCGCCCGACGTCATCGGCGTGAACTACTACGCCACCAGCGAGCGCTGGCTCGATCACCGCGCCGGCCGCTATCCCGAGCACTATCACCACGATTACCAGGGCCAGGCCTACGCCGACATCGAAACGCCGCGCGTGCTGGCCACGCCGACGCCCGGCATCGGCCCCTTGCTGCGCGAAGTATGGGAGCGCTATGGCCTGCCCGTTGCCGTCACCGAGGCGCACATCGACGCCAACCGCGAAGACCAATTGCGCTGGCTGCTCGAGATCTGGGACGCGGCGCAGCAGGAACGGATGAACGGCGCCGACATCCGCGCCGTCACCGTCTGGGCACTGCTCGGGTCCTACGACTGGAACTGCCTGGTCACCGAGTGCCGCGGCTACTATGAACCGGGGCCCTTCGACGTGCGCGGTCCGGAGCCGCGCGCCACCGCGGTGGCCGAGATGATGCGCGAACTGGCCAGCGGCCGTCCGCTGTCGAATCCGGTGCTGCAGGGCGAAGGCTGGTGGCGCCGTCCCGAACGCCTGCTGGTGAAACCCATCGGCACCCCGGCGGCGCTGGCCGACATGACGCGGTTGCTGCGCTTCGGGCGCGACAAGGTCGTCCAGCCGATCCTGATCACCGGCGCCACAGGCACGCTGGGCGGCGCCTTCGCGCGCATGTGCGAGCGCCGCAACCTGGCCTACCGCATCGTCACACGCGCCGAAATGGACGTCACCGATCCGGCCTCGGTGCAAGCTGCCATCGCCCGCTACCGGCCATGGGCCATCATCAACGCCGCCGGTTATGTGAAGGTCGACCAGGCCGAGGTCGACGCCCTGCGCTGCCGGCGCGAAAACACGCTGGCGCCGACCATCCTGGCGCTGGCCTGCGTGCGCAACGAGCTGCGCTTCGTGACCTTCTCGAGCGACCTGGTATTTGACGGCCGGTCCGACCGGCCCTATGTCGAATCGGACCGGGTGGCGCCACTCGGCGTGTATGGCCGCAGCAAGGCAGAGGCCGAAGAGCGCGTCATGGCGACCGACCCGGATGCGCTCGTGATCCGCACCAGCGCCTTCTTCGGACCGTGGGACGGCTACAATTTCGTGACGCGGGCACTCGACGCTTTGAGCGCGGGACGCCCCTTCACGGCCGCCGGCGACACGACCGTCTCGCCCACCTACGTGCCCGACCTGGTCCACACCTGCCTTGACCTGCTGATCGACAAGGAGAAGGGCATCCGCCACCTGACCAGCGGCAGCGCCGTGACCTGGGCGGAACTGGCACTGATGGCGGCGGCAGCGGCCGGTGTCGATACCAAGCGCTTCGAGGAGCGGCCGGCTGCGGCGCAGGGCACGCATCCGATCCGGCCCGTGTACAGCGCGCTGGGCACCGAACGCGGCCTCTTGATGCCTCCCTTGGGGGACGCGCTGGTACGCTATGCCGCGCTGCGCGCCGACCCCACGCAATACATCGCGGCGCGCAGCAACCAGTAA
- a CDS encoding diguanylate cyclase, which translates to MLSTTYATACVRLPRFRQVLIASLLLCGSGVAAAADTLNTALDDLDQHGYPSPLLAIERLRSVADRPGPEAPIAQQMRYHATLGMIAVHGGDKKELDATVAEMGRLAASGRCQPCGEYGLIFQAAQLELNRDRNAIKPLLDTLAKLPAASDLRLESARSGMLARGRALLDENDAALDLGMRAVETAGRAGQPAAEARLMTGLMRAHFGRGDMASALRVTEETYALAKSIGFRYLMAQTRINQSYIYGTLGPPEKEHQALLDVLRLTRNTRGTEEVEQTAQSNLSAYHIHRGQYPEAIRYTLAAEQLARRMGDDIGVGFAVSNRGSAVARSGRVDEGMALMKQGIAMVEKAGGRREILDLLSEQVNVLEAAGRDREALATLRRVVKLSGDITTAEREKAVLELQEKFSTERKSREIERLSLSNARASAELAAHAWKQRMWAAFAVVLLLSAALLAQWVRTTRRRNQALVVDNAALVSQSIHDPLTGAFNRRHFEQLMAQQEATVHGRSRDRSYQAAVGLVLLDVDHFKRINDTHGHAAGDEVLKVVAERLRGLVREQDAVVRWGGEEFVLVLPGTPADGLPVVAAKALNAPGREPVMHEGVAISLRASAGTIAWPAWPGQDWADALHIADLALYQSKSGGRNRATCFMGLREGADLGRVHADLAAAAAAGDVELRTVAGPA; encoded by the coding sequence ATGCTTTCAACGACTTACGCCACTGCTTGTGTACGCCTGCCACGCTTTCGCCAGGTGCTGATTGCCTCCCTGCTCTTGTGCGGGAGCGGGGTCGCCGCCGCGGCGGACACCTTGAATACCGCGCTCGACGACCTCGACCAGCACGGCTACCCCTCGCCGCTGCTGGCGATCGAGCGCCTGCGCTCGGTCGCGGACCGTCCCGGTCCCGAGGCGCCCATCGCGCAGCAGATGCGCTACCACGCCACGCTGGGAATGATTGCCGTGCATGGCGGGGACAAGAAGGAACTCGACGCCACGGTCGCGGAGATGGGGCGACTGGCGGCAAGCGGGCGCTGCCAACCCTGCGGCGAGTACGGGCTCATCTTCCAGGCGGCCCAGCTGGAATTGAACCGGGACCGCAACGCAATCAAACCCTTGCTCGACACGCTGGCCAAGCTGCCAGCCGCAAGCGACCTGCGGCTGGAGTCGGCGCGCTCGGGCATGCTCGCGCGTGGGCGGGCGCTGCTCGACGAGAACGATGCGGCGCTCGACCTGGGCATGCGGGCCGTCGAGACCGCGGGCCGCGCCGGGCAGCCGGCGGCCGAGGCACGCCTGATGACGGGCCTCATGCGCGCCCACTTTGGACGCGGCGACATGGCAAGCGCCCTGCGCGTCACCGAGGAGACCTACGCGCTCGCAAAAAGCATCGGCTTTCGCTACCTCATGGCGCAGACGCGCATCAACCAGAGCTACATCTACGGCACCCTCGGACCACCCGAGAAGGAGCACCAGGCGCTGCTCGATGTGCTGCGCCTGACCAGGAACACGCGCGGCACCGAAGAGGTCGAGCAGACGGCGCAATCGAATCTGTCGGCCTATCACATCCATCGCGGCCAGTACCCGGAGGCGATCCGCTACACCCTCGCCGCCGAACAGCTGGCCCGCCGCATGGGCGACGACATCGGCGTGGGCTTTGCGGTGAGTAACCGCGGCAGTGCCGTGGCCCGCAGCGGCCGCGTCGACGAAGGCATGGCGCTGATGAAGCAGGGAATCGCCATGGTCGAGAAGGCGGGCGGGCGCCGCGAGATACTCGACCTGCTGTCCGAACAGGTCAATGTGCTGGAAGCGGCCGGCCGCGACCGCGAGGCCCTGGCCACGCTGCGCCGTGTGGTCAAGCTCTCTGGCGACATCACCACCGCCGAGCGCGAAAAGGCCGTGCTCGAACTGCAGGAAAAATTCTCCACCGAGCGCAAGAGCCGCGAAATCGAACGGTTGTCGCTGTCGAACGCCCGCGCCAGCGCCGAACTGGCCGCGCATGCATGGAAGCAGCGCATGTGGGCCGCGTTCGCGGTGGTACTGCTGCTGTCGGCGGCGCTGCTGGCGCAGTGGGTGCGCACGACGCGGCGGCGCAACCAGGCGCTGGTGGTCGACAACGCGGCGCTGGTCTCGCAGTCGATCCACGATCCGCTCACCGGCGCATTCAACCGCCGCCATTTCGAACAGCTGATGGCGCAGCAGGAAGCAACGGTGCACGGCCGCTCGCGCGACCGCAGCTACCAGGCCGCCGTGGGCCTGGTCCTGCTCGACGTCGACCACTTCAAGCGCATCAACGACACCCATGGCCACGCCGCCGGCGACGAGGTGCTGAAGGTGGTGGCCGAGCGCCTGCGCGGCCTGGTCCGCGAACAGGATGCGGTGGTGCGCTGGGGCGGCGAGGAATTCGTCCTCGTCCTGCCGGGTACCCCGGCCGACGGGCTGCCGGTCGTCGCCGCCAAGGCACTCAACGCCCCGGGCCGCGAACCGGTGATGCACGAGGGCGTGGCGATTTCCCTGCGCGCCAGCGCCGGCACCATCGCCTGGCCAGCATGGCCGGGCCAGGACTGGGCCGACGCGCTGCACATCGCCGACCTGGCGCTGTACCAGTCGAAGTCGGGCGGGCGCAACCGCGCGACCTGCTTCATGGGCCTGCGCGAGGGTGCGGACCTGGGCCGCGTACATGCCGACCTGGCGGCGGCCGCGGCGGCGGGCGACGTCGAGCTGCGCACGGTGGCGGGTCCGGCCTGA
- the yidC gene encoding membrane protein insertase YidC, with translation MNETLAAIMAHLAQLFDGNMGWAILALALAVRLALLPLTLHLSRKMLANRQKMKALQPQVDAIKQRLAGDPKAMFVAISTLYEANGAKMVDGSSILGGLVQLPVFGLLYKAIGQASAGSFLWIRSLASPDVALTAVVLVLTAVSACLFPSETAGAATFMIVVQVVITAFILWKLSAGLGLYWVASAAVNAVQAFVLRFDARRLAAATVR, from the coding sequence ATGAACGAAACCCTGGCGGCAATCATGGCCCACCTGGCCCAGCTCTTCGACGGCAACATGGGCTGGGCGATCCTGGCGCTGGCGCTGGCCGTGCGCCTGGCCCTGCTCCCGCTGACCCTGCACCTGTCGCGCAAGATGCTGGCCAACCGCCAGAAGATGAAAGCCCTGCAGCCGCAGGTCGACGCGATCAAACAGCGCCTGGCTGGCGATCCAAAGGCGATGTTCGTGGCGATATCCACACTCTACGAGGCAAACGGCGCGAAGATGGTGGACGGTTCCAGCATCCTCGGCGGGCTGGTCCAGCTGCCGGTGTTCGGCCTGCTCTACAAGGCGATCGGCCAGGCCAGTGCCGGTTCCTTCCTGTGGATCAGGAGCCTGGCCTCGCCCGACGTGGCGCTCACCGCGGTCGTGCTCGTGCTGACCGCAGTGTCTGCCTGCTTGTTCCCCTCCGAGACGGCGGGCGCGGCCACCTTCATGATCGTCGTCCAGGTAGTCATCACCGCCTTCATCCTGTGGAAGCTGTCGGCCGGTTTGGGGCTGTACTGGGTGGCCTCGGCCGCGGTGAACGCGGTGCAGGCCTTCGTGCTGCGATTCGATGCGCGCCGCCTGGCCGCCGCCACGGTTCGCTGA
- a CDS encoding glucokinase gives MITEPEIEQKPSRASYADGPRLLADIGATHARLALETAPGVLRQTAVLRCEDYSGIVPLLNTYLAQHGNERISHAAFAMANPISGDLVRMTNRDWQFSTDEVRRAMGWSTLLIVNDFTALAMALPGLGANDVLQIGGGKPAPHAVAGVLGAGTGLGVSGVIPTADGFITLGSEGGHVNFAPADEREFAILQYAWREWPHVSNERILSGPGMELVYRALAERNGANVANSAPARSAAEIVSCALEQQDPLCPEVLECFAGMLGGAAANLAVTLGAFGGIFIGGGIVPRIAQWFATSPFRARFEAKGRFTDYLAQIPTYVIMTPNPALRGVSTILSEHLRGRSGANTLMERVQHLQHELSPAEQRVAALVLEHPRKVLSEPIAEIARLADVSQPTVIRFCRSLGFQGLAEFKLKFAGSLTGSIPVRHSQVRMSDSTHDLSAKVIDNTVSAILKFRDGLDVHAIDRAIALLRGANKVEFYAMGNARVVALDGQHKFFRFRIPTTAHGDAHLFQLAAELLQPNDVVIAISTAGQAPELLSAVDAARAAGASVIAITSSKSALAKKAHVCLAVDHTEDSTTFLSMISRILQLLLIDIMAVGISLGAGQDGDIEARKLLISHLDV, from the coding sequence ATGATCACCGAACCAGAAATCGAACAGAAACCCAGCCGTGCCTCCTACGCCGACGGCCCGCGCCTGCTGGCCGACATCGGCGCCACCCACGCCCGCCTCGCGCTCGAGACGGCGCCCGGCGTGCTGCGCCAGACCGCGGTGCTGCGCTGCGAAGACTACAGCGGCATCGTCCCGCTGCTGAACACTTACCTGGCGCAGCACGGCAACGAGCGCATCTCGCACGCGGCCTTTGCGATGGCCAACCCGATCAGCGGCGACCTGGTACGCATGACCAACCGCGACTGGCAGTTCTCGACCGACGAAGTGCGCCGTGCGATGGGCTGGTCGACGCTCCTGATCGTCAACGACTTCACGGCATTGGCGATGGCGCTGCCGGGCCTGGGCGCAAACGACGTGCTGCAGATCGGCGGCGGCAAGCCGGCCCCGCATGCGGTGGCGGGCGTGCTCGGCGCCGGTACCGGCCTGGGCGTCTCGGGCGTGATCCCGACCGCCGACGGTTTCATCACCCTCGGCAGCGAGGGCGGCCACGTCAACTTCGCCCCCGCCGACGAACGCGAATTCGCCATCCTGCAGTACGCCTGGCGCGAGTGGCCGCACGTGTCGAACGAGCGCATCCTCTCCGGCCCCGGCATGGAGCTGGTGTACCGCGCGCTGGCCGAAAGAAATGGCGCGAATGTGGCAAATTCGGCCCCCGCGCGCAGCGCCGCCGAGATCGTCAGCTGCGCGCTCGAACAGCAGGATCCCCTGTGCCCGGAAGTGCTCGAGTGCTTCGCCGGCATGCTCGGCGGCGCCGCGGCCAACCTGGCCGTGACGCTGGGCGCCTTTGGCGGCATCTTCATTGGCGGCGGCATCGTGCCGCGCATTGCGCAATGGTTCGCTACCTCGCCCTTCCGCGCGCGCTTCGAGGCCAAGGGACGTTTCACCGACTACCTGGCGCAAATTCCAACCTACGTCATCATGACGCCGAACCCCGCCCTGCGCGGCGTGTCGACGATTTTGTCCGAACACCTGCGCGGACGCAGCGGCGCCAATACCTTGATGGAGCGCGTGCAGCACCTGCAGCACGAATTGTCGCCGGCCGAGCAGCGCGTGGCCGCACTCGTGCTGGAGCATCCGCGCAAGGTGCTGTCCGAGCCGATCGCCGAGATCGCGCGCCTGGCCGACGTCAGCCAGCCGACCGTCATCCGCTTCTGCCGCTCGCTCGGCTTCCAGGGCCTGGCCGAATTCAAGCTGAAATTCGCCGGCAGCCTGACCGGCTCGATCCCCGTGCGCCACAGCCAGGTGCGCATGAGCGACAGCACCCACGACCTGTCGGCGAAGGTGATCGACAACACCGTGTCGGCGATCCTGAAATTCCGCGACGGGCTCGATGTGCATGCGATCGACCGGGCAATCGCGCTGCTGCGGGGTGCCAACAAGGTCGAGTTCTATGCGATGGGGAATGCGCGCGTGGTGGCGCTCGACGGCCAGCACAAGTTCTTCCGTTTTCGGATTCCGACCACGGCCCACGGCGACGCCCACCTGTTCCAGCTCGCGGCCGAACTGCTGCAGCCGAACGACGTCGTGATCGCCATTTCGACGGCAGGGCAGGCGCCGGAACTGCTGTCGGCGGTGGACGCCGCGCGCGCCGCCGGCGCCAGCGTGATTGCCATCACCAGCAGCAAGTCGGCGCTGGCGAAGAAGGCGCACGTGTGCCTGGCGGTGGACCACACCGAGGACAGCACGACCTTCCTGTCGATGATCTCGCGCATCCTGCAGCTGCTGCTGATCGACATCATGGCGGTCGGGATTTCGCTCGGTGCCGGGCAGGACGGCGACATCGAGGCGAGGAAGCTGCTCATTTCGCACCTGGACGTCTGA
- a CDS encoding alpha/beta fold hydrolase produces the protein MTSHRLPRIAASLALSLAFLSAHAADEPFYGSELEGFAYPAPVRQFNFTSQGVKLHMAYMDIAPQGKANGRTVVLLHGKNFCGATWETSMKALSGAGYRVVVPDQIGFCKSSKPQHYQYSFQQLADNTHALLASIGVTNATVMGHSTGGMLAVRYGLLFPRETEALVLVNPIGLEDWKALGVPSLGVDKWYARELQTTAEKIRNYEKATYYVNQWKPEYEPWVQMLAGMYRGPRKELVAWNSALIYDMIYTQPVVYEFPLLSMPTLLLIGLKDTTAIGKDAAPESLRRKLGNYAELAKKTAKAIPRSTLVTFPDMGHAPQMQDPKAFHVALLKGLAAQK, from the coding sequence ATGACTTCCCATCGCCTGCCTCGCATCGCCGCCAGCCTCGCCCTGTCGCTGGCTTTCCTCAGCGCCCACGCCGCCGACGAACCTTTCTACGGCTCCGAGCTCGAGGGTTTCGCCTACCCCGCACCGGTGAGGCAGTTCAACTTCACGTCGCAGGGCGTGAAGCTGCACATGGCCTACATGGATATCGCGCCGCAGGGCAAGGCCAACGGCCGCACCGTCGTCCTCCTGCATGGCAAGAACTTTTGCGGCGCAACCTGGGAGACGAGCATGAAGGCACTCAGCGGCGCAGGCTACCGCGTGGTGGTGCCGGACCAGATCGGCTTTTGTAAATCGAGCAAACCGCAGCATTACCAGTACAGCTTCCAGCAGCTGGCCGACAACACGCACGCCCTGCTCGCGTCGATCGGCGTGACGAACGCCACCGTCATGGGCCACTCGACCGGCGGCATGCTCGCGGTACGTTATGGCCTGCTGTTCCCGCGCGAGACCGAGGCCCTGGTGCTGGTCAATCCGATCGGGCTGGAAGACTGGAAGGCGCTGGGCGTGCCGTCGCTCGGTGTCGACAAGTGGTATGCGCGCGAGCTGCAGACCACGGCCGAGAAGATCCGCAACTACGAGAAGGCGACCTATTACGTCAATCAGTGGAAGCCGGAATACGAGCCCTGGGTGCAGATGCTGGCCGGGATGTATCGCGGGCCGCGCAAGGAGCTCGTTGCCTGGAATTCGGCGCTCATCTACGACATGATCTATACCCAGCCGGTGGTGTACGAGTTCCCGCTGTTGTCCATGCCGACGCTGCTGCTGATCGGCCTGAAGGACACCACTGCGATCGGCAAGGACGCGGCGCCGGAAAGCCTGCGCCGCAAGCTGGGTAACTATGCGGAGCTGGCGAAGAAGACCGCGAAAGCGATCCCGCGCTCGACCCTGGTGACCTTCCCGGACATGGGCCATGCGCCGCAGATGCAGGACCCGAAGGCCTTCCATGTGGCGCTGCTGAAAGGGCTGGCCGCGCAAAAATAG
- a CDS encoding alpha-amylase family glycosyl hydrolase: MKLPALAVSLLLGLGSAHAAAPWSAPSKPFTWENATVYFLLTDRFNNGNPANDLAYGRKNDAAKLRGFMGGDFAGITAKIKEGYFDELGVTAIWITPPVEQIHAGTDEGTGKSYGFHGYWARDFTAVDANLGTEDELKTLVDTAHAHGIRVLLDVVMNHTGPVTDLDPVWPAEWVRTSPACTYKDARTTIECTLVKNLPDIRTDRNDPVALPPHLTEKWKREGRYEREVKELDAFFKRTGYPRAPRYYLMKWHADWVRKYGFDGFRADTVKHTEPGVWKDLKKVASAAFEDWKRANPDKKLGDTPFYMTSEVYNYSIKHGRAFDLGGTKVDYPAQGFDSMINFGMKTDAAEPYEKLFSDYSQALQGPMKGYSVLNYVSSHDDDKPYDAMRERPYETANKLLLAPGAAQVYYGDETARLLKVEGAEGDATLRSFMNWDELASNAQRGLNRVRDVREHWARLARFRQAHPAVGAGVHRMLQHYPYTFKRTYEKNGVVDRVVVALDLPLDKPVAVPVTGVFMDGQTVRDWYSGTRAIVKGGKVQFESRNKVVLIGQE, from the coding sequence ATGAAACTACCCGCACTTGCCGTCTCCCTGCTGCTGGGCCTTGGCTCGGCCCACGCCGCCGCACCGTGGTCGGCGCCGAGCAAACCCTTCACATGGGAGAACGCGACCGTCTACTTCCTCCTGACGGACCGCTTCAACAACGGCAACCCGGCCAACGACCTGGCCTATGGACGCAAGAACGATGCGGCAAAACTGCGTGGTTTCATGGGAGGCGATTTCGCCGGCATCACGGCGAAAATCAAGGAAGGGTATTTCGACGAGCTGGGCGTGACCGCCATCTGGATCACGCCGCCCGTCGAGCAGATCCATGCCGGCACCGACGAAGGCACCGGTAAAAGCTATGGCTTCCATGGCTACTGGGCGCGCGACTTCACGGCGGTCGATGCCAATCTCGGCACCGAGGACGAGCTGAAAACCCTGGTCGACACCGCGCATGCGCACGGCATTCGCGTGCTGCTCGACGTGGTGATGAACCACACGGGACCGGTGACCGATCTCGATCCGGTGTGGCCGGCGGAATGGGTACGTACGAGCCCGGCCTGCACCTACAAGGACGCGCGCACGACCATCGAATGCACACTGGTGAAGAACCTGCCCGACATCCGCACCGACCGCAACGACCCCGTGGCGCTGCCGCCGCACCTGACGGAGAAATGGAAGCGGGAAGGGCGCTACGAGCGCGAGGTGAAAGAGCTCGACGCCTTCTTCAAGCGCACCGGCTACCCGCGCGCGCCGCGCTACTACCTGATGAAGTGGCATGCCGACTGGGTACGCAAATACGGCTTCGACGGCTTCCGCGCCGACACCGTCAAGCATACCGAACCGGGCGTGTGGAAAGACCTGAAGAAGGTCGCGAGCGCCGCCTTCGAGGACTGGAAGCGGGCAAACCCGGACAAGAAGCTGGGCGACACGCCCTTCTACATGACCTCCGAGGTCTACAACTACAGCATCAAGCACGGCCGCGCGTTCGACCTGGGCGGAACAAAGGTGGACTACCCGGCCCAGGGCTTCGACAGCATGATCAACTTCGGCATGAAGACCGACGCCGCCGAGCCCTACGAAAAGCTGTTCAGCGATTATTCCCAGGCCCTGCAAGGACCGATGAAGGGTTATTCGGTGCTGAACTACGTCAGTTCGCACGACGACGACAAGCCCTATGACGCCATGCGCGAGCGCCCCTACGAGACGGCCAACAAGCTGCTGCTGGCGCCGGGCGCCGCCCAGGTCTACTACGGCGACGAGACCGCGCGCCTGTTGAAAGTGGAGGGCGCCGAGGGCGACGCCACGCTGCGCTCGTTCATGAACTGGGACGAACTGGCATCGAACGCCCAGCGCGGACTGAACCGCGTGCGCGACGTGCGCGAACACTGGGCCAGGCTGGCGCGCTTCCGCCAGGCGCATCCGGCCGTGGGCGCCGGCGTGCACCGCATGCTCCAGCACTATCCCTACACCTTCAAGCGCACCTATGAAAAGAATGGCGTGGTCGACCGCGTGGTCGTCGCGCTGGACCTGCCGCTTGATAAACCGGTCGCGGTGCCGGTGACGGGCGTCTTCATGGACGGCCAGACCGTGCGCGACTGGTATTCGGGCACGCGCGCCATCGTCAAGGGCGGCAAGGTGCAGTTCGAGTCGCGCAACAAGGTGGTGCTGATCGGGCAGGAATAG